The Xiphophorus hellerii strain 12219 chromosome 7, Xiphophorus_hellerii-4.1, whole genome shotgun sequence nucleotide sequence AAACTTGAGCCTTACTTTCCTCCTGGCACATGTGAAGCATTACAGTCTCCACCACCGGGCTGTATCCTGCAGATCGCCGCAGTCTGGATCACGGCTCCGGCGCTGCGTGAAAAACTCTGTGACAGTAAGTGGAGcctgaaacacaaagcagacCAGGCTTTTCCAGCATAAACAAGAGTGCGTTTCATGGGTTCAAACTGTGCTGCACAACAAGCAGGAGGTGATGGGTTCCACCTCATTTGCAGCGGCCGAGCAGTTTCTCCTGGATGGGTAAAACAAGCAACGCTGATAATAAAATCTGatctttttcacatatttttcctAGAGTGTCAGTTTTGTTAATTTACTTCCTAACACAAGACAGTTCAAAACAATTCTGACtactaattaatttatttgcagGTAATAACCTTTCTTTAAGGAGAAAACAATGAAGTTCAACTCATACATTACTTTTTCTTAGAAATACTTGTTGATTAGAGATGAGATGAACTCCTGTTTATGGTTGTGATGGtaggaaagaggaaaaacaacagaaaattaacTTCTTCTTAGGTTTAGGTAACCAGTTGTTTTCTTGTAACTGTGCCATAACTCACCAAGATCAGAAATCATCTTACTTGAATATCATGTTCTCTTGtatttcccattttgaagagttaCTTAAAGAAACATGCCTCCCTCGGAAAAGAAGAAGTTTTGAATGAGTTATTAAAAGGTCTTTGttcaacatttaataaaataacaaaatgccTTAGCTGAATGTTGAACAGGAGCGgttagtgattttattttatcaaagcaCTTCATTCTTAATgtgggatatttttttatttttcaacgaATGAATTCAAATCAAACGTATTTGTCTAGACATTTCCGTGGGACCAGGAGGAGAtatatttattaagttttttcACCTTCATGCCACTGAGCAAGTTAGGGTTCAAATCAAAACAGGTGCAGTCAGCTGATGTgataaaacctggaaaacacGTGCTGAGattcttcagatgttttaatgCAAGCCACATGCGCGCTGCGTTTTTCTGCGTGGATAGACGACGCAGGACGCGGGTGAAGGGAGAGTCTGGAAGCGTGGCGCGCACACTGGAGAGAGCGGGCTGCTTGGTGAAAAAAATCCTCCATCCTGTTTCCCTTTATCGCTTTAGGATCTGTGAAAGCCCACACAAGCGATTTGACTTGAATTTTAAGCTGGGTGCTTTTCCCCAGAACCCGCGCGTAAATCGCTCTCCAAGGTGCGCACCCTCCGACTAAAACACATCGTTACCAGCCAGTGGTATTCATGGaggattttttaataaaatcttataAAGAAACTAggtgcaataaaataaaattaaggattcatatttgatatatttttcaaaaaatatcacTTTAGATAGCCGAATAATTTAATGCATCgctttttaatctattttggtTTATTGTGGGATttgaaaagaacaagaaaatatCAGTTCTGTTTTATTGCTGAGGACAAACTAATTAAATAAGAGCAGGAGGGTCTTTAGCTTGTGACAGTGAATAATCTCCAGATACATAAAACCACCGCAGCCTCCTGCTCATCGGAGAGAGGCGCACCCAGGACTCACCCTCCGCCTCCGCCCACCAAACCCCTCCCCTTCCACCCTCAAAACTATTTAGCATCTGAAGTTGGGACAAAatttccaaaaaacatttttttagaacaaaaaaaaaaactttctgcgAGAGTAGACGCGGGCCAGCCGCCAGAGTGAGCTTCGGCGTGTTAGAAGGAGAGCATCTCTAAAAGTTCTTCTCCTCCTTTCTAAGGATTTACATTTATCCTGTAACCACGGCTTCGAAGGTGGACACCGTTTTTTCCTCCCTGTCTCTACATTTCTTCaagaaagaaatggaagagGGCTCCAGCTCCCCGGTCTCCCCTGTGGATAGTCTGGTGACGAGCGAGGAGGAGCCGGAGCGGCAGCAGAAGCGCTTctccaggaagaggaggcacaGCAAGAAGTCCGGAGAGGACAGCAGCGGGAGCAGCCCCGGTCCCGGGCCGGTGAAGCGGGGCAAGAAGCCCAGCCCGAGCAGCAGCCAGTCGTACGAGGAGCTGCAGAACCAGCGGGTCCTGGCGAACGTGCGGGAGCGCCAGCGGACTCAGTCTCTGAACGAGGCCTTCGCGTCTCTGCGCAAAATTATCCCCACGCTGCCGTCGGACAAACTGAGCAAGATCCAGACTCTGAAGCTGGCCTCCAGGTACATAGACTTCCTGTGCCAGGTGCTGCAGAGCGACGAGATGGACAGCAAGATGTCCAGCTGCAGCTACGTAGCGCACGAGAGACTCAGTTACGCGTTCTCGGTGTGGAGGATGGAGGGCGCCTGGTCCATGTCAGCATCCCACTAGCAGTCAGAGACAAACACAATGCCAAAGCGGTGGGTACACTGAGACCTGAGAGCGTTCAGCTTATTGTTCCAAATGTAATCGTTTCTATCattttcatccatatttttCACTAAAATATGCTCAGACGCTCGCATCCAACTGACAGTAGATATTAAAAGAAAGTTGTGGAGTGGATTAAAAAAACTTTAGGATTTGTTCCGATGAATCTCTGAGCTGCGAGAGTTTCTAATTAGGGTTTTGTAGATCCGGCCCGAGGCAGAATCGAGCTAAGCAACAACTTAGGGTCTCCAAACTTCCTGGGTCCCCAGCAGGCCTTCTCACACTCAAAAGCgcacatttgtttaaattcactcagattttaaaaacagtctgataGATATTCTACCCCTCATAATTTGATTTTGTGCATAGAGAAGCAAGTAGCAGGTTGGGACTTCAGgtcacttaaaaagaaaatctgcattAAATTCATTAGGATTTGCAGAAATCTTTGAATagcaaaaggaaaatatttcttcatttagatctagtgttttttattgtattttatttttaattacttttaactAGAAATTAAGAGGTctggaaaacatgaaagtgttttaaaatgcttgtgtttcaatcaaaatgtatgaatatgaggaacaggaagtgaattACTAAATACAAGAATGATGAATTTAtgatacaaaattaaaattctgtATAAAGTAATGAATAACTCtattaatagaaaatatgactgaaacaaacaaacaaacaaacagcaatgaaagtaatgaaaaaaTCATCAAGTTCagtgttttgatttaaaatttaaaatatggaGATGTGACCACACCATCACATATGAAAGTAATGAATATATAGATATTCAAAGGTAATGTTCATcctatcatccatccatttagaTTGAATTATCTCCACTCAAACGCAGCTACACTTAACATCTCTGTCTATTTGACGGCTGtcgctttaaaaacaaaaatacagagaaaaggCCGTTAAAATTCATGGTCAGTGTTCATTGGTGGGAAATACATTGAACCTGTTAGAAAAAACAGCAGTGCTGCtctttctgtatgtttttttaattattattatttattttgagaattttttaaCAAACTCCTAATAagatttcaataataataataataataataagctaCCAGTTTAGTGTACTGATTAGTAAGATAAATAACTTTAGTGGACAATGTGACTGATGAACATTACTTAACTATAAGATATATTGCCTTCAATGTGAAACACACAAACTATGAATATGAAATCAGCGGTTTTGTGGTGCTTGGTGGGTGAAGGACTTCCCCCAAAATCAAATTGTGCTCCGGGCCCCACACAACCTTTGACCGGCACTGGCATCTTGTAACGGTTCTGCATCTGAATGCTGCAGCTTCTGATCTTCAGGCGGAACAGAGCCATCACTGAGCATCTAGGTCAGACATCTAGATAGTGAAGGTGCTACGCGTCCTGTTTCCAGCAGGAAATCACGATAAAC carries:
- the twist2 gene encoding twist-related protein 2, with the protein product MEEGSSSPVSPVDSLVTSEEEPERQQKRFSRKRRHSKKSGEDSSGSSPGPGPVKRGKKPSPSSSQSYEELQNQRVLANVRERQRTQSLNEAFASLRKIIPTLPSDKLSKIQTLKLASRYIDFLCQVLQSDEMDSKMSSCSYVAHERLSYAFSVWRMEGAWSMSASH